The Primulina tabacum isolate GXHZ01 chromosome 7, ASM2559414v2, whole genome shotgun sequence genome includes a window with the following:
- the LOC142551286 gene encoding uncharacterized protein LOC142551286 produces MNPNLKPTTLKYYDDMRELQSTGTILSSSMGEDGRHILVLDSTIFHPQGGGQPSDTGSISNPEFSFVVQDVRSKEKIVYHYGHFESSKDGASERNIESGSQVLLRVDELRRRINSRLHSAGHLLDVCMKNVGWDHLEPTKGYHFPDGPYVEYKGAISQDELKTKQNELEVEANNLITKGGKVSVFVLPYDKASELCGGSLPDYIPKDSTPRIVKFDDNPGCPCGGTHVSDISEISRLKVSQIRTKKGQTKVFYNVE; encoded by the exons ATGAATCCGAATCTTAAACCAACAACATTAAAATACTATGATGACATGCGGGAACTTCAATCCACTGGAACCATCCTCTCCTCCTCGATG ggagaggATGGCAGGCATATATTGGTGCTGGATTCTACAATTTTTCATCCACAAGGGGGTGGTCAACCTTCAGATACTGGTTCCATATCCAATCCAGAGTTCAGTTTTGTCGTTCAAGATGTTCGATCCAAGGAAAAAATT GTGTATCACTATGGGCATTTTGAGAGCTCCAAAGATGGGGCATCGGAAAGGAATATTGAGAGCGGTAGTCAAGTTTTGTTACGCGTGGATGAACTGAGGCGAAGGATCAATTCTAG GCTACACTCAGCTGGACATTTGCTCGATGtttgtatgaaaaatgtggGATGGGATCACTTGGAGCCTACTAAAGGATACCATTTTCCAGACGG GCCATATGTGGAATACAAAGGTGCGATTTCACAGGATGAATTGAAAACTAAACAAAACGAACTCGAAGTAGAAGCTAACAATTTGATTACGAAAGGCGGGAAA GTTTCAGTCTTTGTCCTACCATATGATAAAGCTTCTGAATTATGTGGTGGATCGCTGCCTGATTATATACCCAAG GACAGCACTCCTCGGATAGTAAAGTTTGACGATAATCCAGGATGTCCCTGCGGAGGTACTCACGTTAGTGACATAAGCGAGATTTCAAGATTAAAG GTTTCTCAAATTCGGACAAAGAAAGGACAGACGAAAGTTTTCTACAACGTTGAATAA